In one Corallococcus sp. EGB genomic region, the following are encoded:
- a CDS encoding multidrug effflux MFS transporter: protein MTTAAPKLSRSTEGPWLTLILGVLIGFGPLSIDMYLPAFPSIGESLHATAGEVERTLATFFAGLAVGQLFAGPVSDHFGRTKPLYAGLLLYVLGSIGCATAPSADVLAACRFAQALGGSVGMVTSRAVVRDLHSGAAAARMMSRLVLVMGIAPILAPLFGGWVLRAAGWRAIFASHAAIGLLTLGAVFAILPETAPRRSGATPSTPFRTMWGITKVPDFLGHALAAGLAQAGMFAYIGGSPFVFITLHGVKPEHFGWFFGANAAGLVAMSQINHWLLARSSPARVLKQAVRVATLAGLALVAVASTGFGGLWGIALSLFVFVSSLGAITPNATALAMEHHAKQAGIASAVLGALQFMLAAGASAAVSASHDGTARPMALGVSIAALLALGALGLAKRAPAH, encoded by the coding sequence ATGACGACCGCCGCGCCCAAGCTGTCCCGCTCCACGGAGGGGCCCTGGCTGACCCTCATCCTGGGGGTGCTCATCGGCTTCGGGCCGCTGTCCATCGACATGTACCTGCCGGCGTTCCCTTCCATCGGCGAGTCGCTGCACGCGACGGCGGGAGAGGTGGAGCGCACACTGGCGACGTTCTTCGCGGGGCTCGCGGTGGGGCAGCTCTTCGCGGGTCCGGTGAGCGACCACTTCGGCCGCACGAAGCCGCTCTACGCGGGACTGCTGCTCTACGTGCTGGGCTCCATCGGCTGCGCGACCGCGCCATCGGCGGATGTCTTGGCGGCCTGCCGGTTCGCGCAGGCGCTGGGCGGCTCGGTGGGCATGGTGACCTCGAGGGCCGTCGTGAGGGACCTGCACTCCGGAGCAGCGGCGGCGAGGATGATGTCTCGACTGGTGCTGGTGATGGGCATCGCGCCCATCCTGGCCCCGCTGTTCGGAGGCTGGGTGCTGCGGGCCGCGGGCTGGCGAGCCATCTTCGCAAGCCACGCGGCCATCGGGCTCCTCACGCTGGGAGCGGTGTTCGCCATCCTGCCGGAGACAGCACCGCGGAGGAGCGGAGCGACCCCATCGACCCCCTTCCGGACGATGTGGGGCATCACGAAGGTGCCGGACTTCCTGGGGCACGCGCTGGCGGCGGGGCTCGCTCAGGCAGGGATGTTCGCGTACATCGGCGGTTCGCCCTTCGTGTTCATCACGTTGCATGGCGTGAAGCCGGAGCACTTCGGCTGGTTCTTCGGAGCGAACGCGGCGGGGCTGGTGGCGATGTCGCAGATCAATCACTGGCTGCTGGCGCGCTCCTCGCCGGCCCGGGTGTTGAAGCAAGCGGTGCGAGTGGCCACGCTCGCGGGGCTGGCGCTGGTGGCGGTGGCATCGACAGGCTTCGGAGGGCTGTGGGGCATCGCGCTGTCGCTGTTTGTCTTCGTCTCCAGCCTGGGCGCCATCACCCCGAACGCGACAGCCCTGGCCATGGAGCACCACGCGAAGCAGGCAGGCATTGCGTCCGCGGTGCTGGGAGCGCTCCAGTTCATGCTGGCGGCGGGAGCCTCCGCGGCGGTGAGCGCGAGCCACGACGGGACGGCGAGGCCCATGGCCCTGGGAGTCTCCATCGCCGCCCTGCTCGCCCTGGGAGCATTGGGCCTGGCGAAGCGGGCTCCCGCGCACTGA
- a CDS encoding bifunctional 2-polyprenyl-6-hydroxyphenol methylase/3-demethylubiquinol 3-O-methyltransferase UbiG: MLAPFYSACPVCNETGSRPVVAFRELSYGRCTGCGLIYKREQEPGLGEGYEEKYFKHNRAKYLSRWEHRVRKCLRQVLVCLEYAPHAKDLLDVGCSAGYVLEAAQRAGLNATGLDYSQFSVNLCRERGYTAEYGSLTQMPFPDASFDIITLKHTLEHVDQPMSGLREIQRVLRPGGVAFVIVPDAAYYKIIVMPKRGRSFRPDRRGWQHHVYFYEHNLADACARAGLRPVKAGKDILRRRLAKGLRAPYEYARFVFLWAWVQVCRLTHMRREIQVIAQKPRADAQLPAPRVEAA; the protein is encoded by the coding sequence ATGCTTGCTCCCTTCTACTCCGCGTGTCCTGTCTGCAATGAGACCGGCTCCCGTCCAGTCGTTGCATTCCGCGAGTTGAGCTACGGCCGCTGCACGGGCTGTGGGCTCATCTACAAGCGAGAGCAGGAGCCCGGGTTGGGAGAGGGCTACGAGGAGAAGTACTTCAAGCACAACCGGGCGAAGTACCTGAGCCGCTGGGAGCACCGGGTGCGCAAGTGCTTGCGGCAGGTGCTGGTGTGCCTGGAGTACGCACCGCACGCGAAGGACCTGCTGGATGTGGGCTGCTCCGCGGGCTACGTGCTGGAGGCGGCGCAGCGAGCAGGCTTGAATGCCACGGGACTGGACTACTCACAGTTCTCGGTGAACCTCTGCCGGGAGCGAGGTTACACGGCCGAGTACGGCTCGCTGACGCAGATGCCGTTCCCGGACGCGTCCTTCGACATCATCACGCTCAAGCACACGCTGGAGCACGTGGATCAGCCCATGAGCGGGCTGCGAGAGATTCAGCGCGTGTTGAGGCCGGGAGGCGTGGCCTTCGTCATCGTGCCGGACGCGGCGTACTACAAGATCATCGTGATGCCGAAGAGGGGCCGTTCCTTCCGGCCGGACCGGAGAGGCTGGCAGCACCACGTCTACTTCTACGAGCACAACCTCGCGGACGCCTGCGCCAGGGCCGGCCTGCGACCCGTGAAGGCAGGCAAGGACATCCTGCGCCGAAGGCTGGCAAAGGGCCTGAGGGCCCCCTACGAATACGCCCGCTTCGTCTTCCTTTGGGCCTGGGTCCAGGTGTGCCGGCTGACGCACATGCGAAGAGAGATCCAGGTCATCGCCCAGAAGCCCAGGGCAGACGCCCAGCTCCCAGCCCCGCGCGTCGAAGCCGCCTGA